A single genomic interval of Halorubrum aethiopicum harbors:
- a CDS encoding PAS domain-containing sensor histidine kinase — protein sequence MDGPEPLGLLLDQAQDKIALLNDEGRFTYVNGAAERILGFAPADLVGEDAFEYVHPDDREAVRRAFRDVIDRDEFAEDTVEYRHRAADGSWVWLASRMSNLSDGGLDGYVVSSRDVTDRVRAERERAETASNLREIATVSGDVLWMFDADWSEVRFVNPAYEEIYGTSIDALEDDPTTFLDAVHPEDVPAVEAAMKRLSEGTPVDMEYRVNPGENYNRCVWVQAEPITEDGEVVRITGFTRDVTDRRRRECQLVVMDNLLRHNLRNDLNVILGRAEYLESEVPESAEHTAVIRRVGEQLLETAEKERDIIDLITETREPERIELHETIGDCVGIVRERHPNAAIEVSTPDPVAVEGRPELGSAVIELLENAVRHADGDDPTVSIALRRTPVSAEIVVRDDHAPIPPVEADVLTGDHDMTNVYHSSGLGLWLVHWSVDLSDGTISVESGPERGNEITVTLPRTVD from the coding sequence ATGGATGGTCCCGAACCGCTCGGCCTGCTGCTCGATCAGGCGCAGGACAAGATCGCCCTCCTGAACGACGAGGGGCGGTTCACCTACGTCAACGGCGCGGCGGAGCGGATCCTCGGGTTCGCGCCCGCCGATCTCGTCGGCGAGGACGCCTTCGAGTACGTCCACCCGGACGACCGCGAGGCGGTGCGTCGCGCGTTCCGCGACGTGATCGATCGCGACGAGTTCGCCGAGGACACCGTCGAGTACCGCCACCGGGCGGCGGACGGGTCGTGGGTCTGGTTGGCGAGTCGCATGTCGAACCTCAGCGACGGCGGGCTCGACGGATACGTCGTGAGCTCCCGCGACGTCACCGACCGGGTTCGGGCCGAGCGCGAGCGCGCCGAAACGGCGTCGAACCTGCGGGAGATCGCGACGGTCTCCGGGGACGTGCTCTGGATGTTCGACGCGGACTGGTCCGAAGTTCGCTTCGTGAACCCCGCGTACGAGGAGATCTACGGGACGTCGATCGACGCGCTCGAGGACGACCCGACGACGTTCCTCGACGCGGTCCACCCGGAGGACGTCCCCGCCGTCGAGGCGGCGATGAAGCGGCTCTCCGAGGGCACGCCGGTCGACATGGAGTACCGGGTGAACCCGGGCGAGAACTACAACCGCTGCGTGTGGGTACAGGCCGAGCCGATCACCGAGGACGGCGAGGTGGTCCGCATCACGGGGTTCACCAGGGACGTCACCGACCGGCGACGCCGCGAGTGCCAGCTGGTCGTGATGGACAACCTCCTGCGACACAACCTCCGAAACGACCTCAACGTCATCCTCGGTCGGGCGGAGTACCTCGAGTCGGAGGTGCCGGAGTCGGCGGAACACACCGCCGTGATCCGCCGCGTCGGCGAACAGCTCCTCGAGACCGCCGAGAAGGAGCGCGACATCATCGACCTCATCACCGAAACGCGGGAACCCGAGCGGATCGAGCTCCACGAGACGATCGGGGACTGCGTCGGGATCGTCCGAGAGCGACACCCGAACGCCGCTATCGAGGTCTCGACGCCGGATCCGGTCGCGGTCGAGGGGCGGCCCGAACTCGGTTCCGCGGTGATCGAACTGCTCGAGAACGCGGTGCGACACGCAGACGGCGACGACCCGACGGTGAGCATCGCCCTCCGACGGACGCCCGTCAGCGCGGAGATCGTCGTCCGGGACGACCACGCGCCGATCCCGCCCGTCGAGGCGGACGTGCTCACGGGCGATCACGACATGACCAACGTGTACCACAGCAGCGGGCTGGGGCTCTGGCTCGTCCACTGGAGCGTGGACCTCTCGGACGGCACGATATCCGTGGAGTCCGGCCCGGAGCGCGGCAACGAGATCACGGTCACCCTGCCGCGAACGGTCGATTGA
- a CDS encoding complex I subunit 1/NuoH family protein: MGTVQLFPEFVSETLGLSGVLGDVVGSLVAAAVVGNIVLAFTGVAGPWAKRKITAAFTDRIAVNRIGPFGLLIIPAAAVQLLAKELIVPEGVDRPTWDLAPLVLPASALLGFSVIPMGRLGPVNLQIADPEVGLALVFAFASIASISLVMAGYASNNKYSMLGGLRAVAQNLAYEIPLIVTAMSVVIFAGTLQMSGIVAAQGDVLFSVGGFDVPTWYAFVNPFAFVLFLTANMAEIGRNPFDIPEAPTEIVAGYQTEYSSAYFVLFYLGEFVHIFLGGAILAVTFLGGAAGPGPESIGFLWFVVKIWGFFLFTQWARSALPRVRIDQLIEIGWKGMLVLSFANLVLTAVIVGVIA; encoded by the coding sequence ATGGGGACGGTACAGCTGTTCCCCGAGTTCGTCTCGGAGACGCTGGGACTCTCGGGCGTGCTCGGCGACGTCGTCGGCTCGCTCGTCGCCGCCGCCGTCGTCGGCAACATCGTGCTCGCGTTCACCGGCGTCGCCGGCCCGTGGGCGAAACGGAAGATCACGGCCGCGTTCACGGACCGGATCGCCGTCAACCGGATCGGTCCGTTCGGGCTGCTCATCATCCCGGCCGCGGCCGTCCAGCTGCTCGCGAAGGAGCTCATCGTCCCCGAGGGCGTCGACCGCCCGACGTGGGACCTCGCGCCGCTCGTGTTGCCCGCGTCGGCGCTGCTCGGCTTCTCCGTGATCCCGATGGGACGGCTCGGACCCGTGAACCTCCAGATCGCCGACCCCGAGGTCGGGCTGGCGCTGGTGTTCGCGTTCGCCTCCATCGCGTCCATCTCGCTGGTGATGGCCGGCTACGCCTCGAACAACAAGTACTCGATGCTGGGCGGGCTCCGCGCGGTCGCACAGAACCTCGCCTACGAGATACCGCTCATCGTGACCGCGATGTCCGTCGTGATCTTCGCGGGGACGCTCCAGATGAGCGGCATCGTCGCCGCGCAGGGCGACGTCCTGTTCAGCGTCGGCGGCTTCGACGTCCCGACGTGGTACGCCTTCGTGAACCCGTTCGCCTTCGTGTTGTTCCTCACGGCGAACATGGCTGAGATCGGGCGGAACCCGTTCGACATTCCGGAGGCGCCGACGGAGATCGTCGCGGGGTACCAGACGGAGTACTCCTCGGCGTACTTCGTGTTGTTCTACCTCGGGGAGTTCGTTCACATCTTCCTCGGCGGGGCGATCCTCGCCGTGACGTTCCTCGGCGGGGCCGCCGGGCCCGGACCGGAGAGCATCGGCTTCCTCTGGTTCGTGGTGAAGATCTGGGGCTTCTTCCTGTTCACGCAGTGGGCGCGCTCGGCGCTCCCGCGCGTCCGTATCGACCAGCTGATCGAGATCGGCTGGAAGGGAATGCTGGTGTTGTCGTTCGCGAACCTGGTGCTCACGGCCGTAATCGTGGGGGTGATCGCGTAA
- a CDS encoding NADH-quinone oxidoreductase subunit J gives MVYDTIAFALFAAVTLAFSLGVVLARDVFHAALLLGGALTSVAVHYVMLRAEFIAAMQILVYVGGVLILVTFAVMLTRSDGTNDVEVSSG, from the coding sequence ATGGTTTACGACACCATCGCGTTCGCGCTGTTCGCCGCGGTCACGCTGGCGTTCAGCCTGGGGGTCGTCTTGGCACGCGACGTGTTCCACGCCGCGTTGCTTCTGGGCGGTGCCCTGACGAGCGTCGCGGTGCACTACGTGATGTTACGGGCGGAGTTCATCGCCGCCATGCAGATCCTCGTCTACGTTGGCGGGGTTCTCATTCTCGTCACGTTCGCCGTGATGCTCACGCGATCGGATGGAACGAACGATGTGGAGGTGAGTAGCGGATGA
- a CDS encoding NuoI/complex I 23 kDa subunit family protein, which translates to MIGLMKSMATTMKHALDGSTFTVEYPEDAPDVSPRFRGVHKFSQERCIWCRQCENVCPNDTIQIVQDDQRNGEQYNLHIGQCIYCRLCEEVCPVDAILLTQNFEFTADSKDEFVYNKEQLKNVPWYKGIDPLESRNPDRGAWIGEGDGEVDYQ; encoded by the coding sequence ATGATCGGACTCATGAAATCGATGGCGACGACGATGAAACACGCGCTGGACGGGTCGACGTTCACGGTGGAATACCCGGAGGACGCGCCCGACGTGAGCCCGCGGTTCCGCGGGGTTCACAAGTTCAGCCAGGAACGGTGTATCTGGTGTCGGCAGTGCGAGAACGTCTGCCCGAACGACACGATCCAGATCGTTCAAGACGACCAGCGCAACGGCGAGCAGTACAACCTCCACATCGGGCAGTGTATCTACTGCCGGCTGTGTGAGGAGGTCTGTCCCGTCGACGCCATCCTGTTGACGCAGAACTTCGAGTTCACCGCGGACTCGAAAGACGAGTTCGTCTACAACAAAGAACAGCTCAAGAACGTCCCGTGGTACAAGGGAATCGACCCGCTGGAGTCCCGGAACCCCGATCGCGGCGCGTGGATCGGGGAGGGAGACGGCGAGGTCGACTACCAGTAA
- a CDS encoding complex I subunit 4 family protein: MILEALIGFTFLAALVVLLAPNAWAGRLAFALSAVPFVGSLYLWSRFDAVGNALTGGTIAFESRYEWIEVGGRTVSWFVGLDGISLPLVVLTTFLVPLAILSAWTPVDSRQSQFYGLMLFMEANLLGVFTALDFFLWFVFWEAVLVPMYFLIGIWGGPRRKYAAIKFFVYTNAASLLMFIGFMSLTFALGDSIGSLALPEITQAIADGGLETWFGISPGRMAMVAFLATFAGFAVKVPIVPFHTWLPDAHVEAPTPVSVLLAGVLLKMGTYALLRFNFTMLPEQASALAVPIAAIAVISVIYGAMLALAQKDLKRIVAYSSVSSMGYVILGLVVFTEYGVGGATFQMVAHGLISGLMFMAVGVVYNATHTRMVGDMAGMADRMPVTVGILVAGAFGYMGLPLMAGFAGEFFIFVGAFGAPALPYAPVFTALAMFGIVIVAGYLLSAMQKTLFGPFRLETDYEVGPAPFHDVAPLAVLLAAIIVLGVAPDVFFEMIRDAAMPVVEGVSVDV; this comes from the coding sequence GTGATACTCGAGGCGCTCATCGGGTTCACGTTCCTCGCCGCGCTCGTCGTCCTGCTCGCGCCGAACGCGTGGGCGGGTCGGCTCGCGTTCGCGCTCAGCGCGGTCCCGTTCGTCGGGAGCCTCTACCTCTGGTCGCGGTTCGACGCGGTCGGGAACGCGCTCACGGGCGGGACGATCGCCTTCGAGTCGCGCTACGAGTGGATCGAGGTCGGCGGCCGGACGGTGTCGTGGTTCGTCGGGCTCGACGGGATCAGCCTGCCGCTCGTCGTGCTCACGACGTTCCTCGTCCCGCTCGCCATCCTCAGCGCGTGGACGCCCGTCGACTCCCGGCAGAGCCAGTTCTACGGGCTGATGCTGTTCATGGAGGCGAACCTGCTCGGCGTGTTCACCGCGCTCGACTTCTTCCTCTGGTTCGTCTTCTGGGAGGCGGTCCTCGTCCCGATGTACTTCCTCATCGGGATCTGGGGCGGTCCCCGTCGGAAGTACGCCGCGATCAAGTTCTTCGTGTACACGAACGCGGCGTCGCTTTTGATGTTCATCGGCTTCATGTCGCTGACGTTCGCGCTCGGCGACTCGATCGGGTCGCTGGCGCTCCCGGAGATCACGCAGGCGATCGCCGACGGCGGCCTCGAGACGTGGTTCGGCATCTCGCCCGGCCGGATGGCGATGGTCGCGTTCCTCGCGACGTTCGCCGGGTTCGCGGTGAAGGTGCCGATCGTCCCGTTCCACACGTGGCTGCCGGACGCCCACGTCGAGGCCCCGACGCCGGTGTCGGTGCTCCTGGCGGGCGTCCTCCTGAAGATGGGGACGTACGCGCTGCTCCGGTTCAACTTCACGATGCTGCCCGAGCAGGCGTCCGCCCTGGCGGTCCCGATCGCCGCGATCGCCGTGATCAGCGTCATCTACGGCGCGATGCTGGCGCTCGCACAGAAGGACCTCAAGCGCATCGTCGCCTACTCCTCCGTCTCGTCGATGGGGTACGTCATCCTCGGGCTCGTCGTCTTCACCGAGTACGGCGTCGGCGGCGCGACGTTCCAGATGGTCGCACACGGCCTCATCTCGGGGCTGATGTTCATGGCCGTCGGCGTGGTCTACAACGCGACCCACACCCGGATGGTCGGCGACATGGCCGGCATGGCCGACCGGATGCCGGTCACCGTGGGAATTCTCGTCGCCGGCGCGTTCGGCTACATGGGGCTTCCCCTGATGGCCGGCTTCGCCGGGGAGTTCTTCATCTTCGTCGGCGCGTTCGGCGCGCCGGCGCTCCCGTACGCGCCCGTCTTCACGGCGCTGGCGATGTTCGGGATCGTGATCGTCGCCGGCTACCTGCTGTCGGCGATGCAGAAGACGCTGTTCGGGCCGTTCCGGCTCGAGACCGACTACGAGGTCGGCCCTGCCCCGTTCCACGACGTGGCGCCGCTCGCGGTCCTGCTGGCGGCGATCATCGTGCTCGGGGTCGCGCCGGACGTCTTCTTCGAGATGATCCGTGACGCCGCGATGCCCGTGGTCGAGGGGGTGAGCGTCGATGTCTAG
- the nuoL gene encoding NADH-quinone oxidoreductase subunit L, with translation MVDAFAYVPAVVLLPFFSFLVALGAGKYLPKGGAFGGIAATAGSFLLSLWIATAVAGGRAYNETLYTWAAGDQFELTFGALVDPLSALMLVIVTLVALLVHVFSLGYMNDEGETGLPRYYAGLGLFTASMLGFVVADNLLMAFMFFELVGLCSYLLIGFHFREPGPPSAAKKAFLVTRFGDYFFLVGVVAVFATFGTAAFAGEGSFPALAEAALAGSGDVWTPGGLDPMTWFTVVGLLVLGGVVGKSAQFPLHTWLPDAMEGPTPVSALIHAATMVAAGVYLVARMYGFYALTPTTLAVIAFVGGFTALFAATMGVVKDELKQVLAYSTISQYGYMMLALGAGGYVAAVFHLTTHAFFKALLFLGAGSVIIAMHHNEDMWDMGGLKAKMPVTYYTFLAGSLALAGIFPFAGFWSKDEVLYEALVHGLNEPLLLGGYVMGLLAVPVTAFYTFRMVFLTFHGDPRTDLAADPEPVRWNVKGPLTVLGSLAVVTGFINMVPVQKVLGLEGIDYLHRWLDNEWGGIEGLSSHHYADIGPYSSGYIAGGEVPTVLVGAAVSLGLALAGLGLAWRLYNVASPTEHTAKLGGIKDVLYNNYYLDELQVWIAYRTEDVAGGADTFDQGIIDGVVNGVSSVSLLGGSRVRRIQTGLVTQYAAMLTLGLIALLVVLGVNGGWFL, from the coding sequence ATGGTGGACGCATTCGCGTACGTTCCGGCGGTCGTGTTGTTACCGTTCTTCTCGTTCCTGGTCGCGCTCGGGGCGGGAAAGTACCTCCCGAAGGGCGGTGCCTTCGGCGGGATAGCGGCGACTGCGGGGTCGTTCCTGCTGTCGCTGTGGATCGCGACGGCCGTCGCCGGCGGCCGCGCCTACAACGAGACGCTGTACACGTGGGCGGCCGGCGACCAGTTCGAGCTCACGTTCGGGGCCCTCGTGGACCCGCTGTCGGCGCTGATGCTCGTCATCGTGACGCTCGTCGCGCTGTTGGTCCACGTCTTCTCGCTCGGCTACATGAACGACGAGGGCGAGACGGGGCTACCGCGCTACTACGCCGGGCTCGGCCTCTTTACGGCCTCGATGCTCGGGTTCGTCGTCGCAGACAACCTGCTCATGGCGTTCATGTTCTTCGAGCTGGTCGGGCTCTGCTCGTACCTGCTCATCGGGTTCCACTTCCGCGAGCCCGGGCCGCCCTCGGCGGCGAAGAAGGCCTTTTTGGTCACCCGCTTCGGCGACTACTTCTTCCTCGTCGGCGTCGTCGCCGTGTTCGCGACGTTCGGCACGGCCGCGTTCGCGGGCGAGGGGTCGTTCCCCGCGCTCGCGGAGGCGGCGCTCGCCGGCTCCGGCGACGTCTGGACGCCCGGCGGGCTCGACCCGATGACGTGGTTCACGGTCGTCGGCCTGCTCGTCCTGGGCGGCGTCGTCGGGAAGTCCGCGCAGTTCCCGCTTCACACGTGGCTGCCCGACGCGATGGAGGGCCCGACGCCCGTCTCCGCGCTCATCCACGCGGCGACGATGGTCGCGGCCGGCGTCTACCTCGTCGCGCGGATGTACGGCTTCTACGCGCTGACGCCGACGACGCTCGCGGTCATCGCGTTCGTCGGCGGCTTCACCGCGCTGTTCGCGGCGACGATGGGCGTGGTGAAGGACGAACTGAAGCAGGTGCTCGCGTACTCGACCATCTCGCAGTACGGCTACATGATGCTCGCGCTCGGCGCGGGCGGCTACGTGGCCGCGGTCTTCCATCTGACGACCCACGCCTTCTTCAAGGCCCTGCTCTTCCTCGGTGCGGGGTCGGTCATCATCGCGATGCACCACAACGAGGACATGTGGGACATGGGCGGACTGAAGGCGAAGATGCCCGTCACCTACTACACGTTCCTCGCCGGCTCGCTGGCGCTCGCGGGCATCTTCCCGTTCGCCGGCTTCTGGTCGAAGGACGAGGTCCTCTACGAGGCGCTCGTTCACGGCCTGAACGAGCCGCTGCTTCTCGGCGGCTACGTCATGGGGCTGCTCGCGGTGCCGGTCACCGCCTTCTACACCTTCCGGATGGTCTTTTTGACCTTCCACGGCGATCCGCGGACCGACCTGGCGGCCGATCCCGAACCCGTCCGCTGGAACGTGAAGGGGCCGTTGACGGTTCTCGGCTCGCTCGCGGTCGTGACCGGCTTCATCAACATGGTGCCGGTCCAGAAGGTGCTCGGGCTCGAGGGCATCGACTACCTCCACCGCTGGCTCGACAACGAGTGGGGCGGCATCGAGGGGCTCTCCTCGCACCACTACGCCGACATCGGGCCGTACAGCAGCGGATACATCGCGGGCGGGGAGGTCCCGACCGTGCTCGTCGGCGCGGCGGTCTCGCTCGGACTGGCGCTGGCGGGGCTCGGCCTCGCGTGGCGGCTGTATAACGTCGCGTCGCCGACGGAGCACACGGCGAAACTCGGCGGGATCAAGGACGTGTTGTACAACAACTACTACCTCGACGAACTCCAAGTCTGGATCGCGTATCGAACCGAAGACGTCGCGGGCGGCGCGGACACCTTCGACCAGGGGATCATCGACGGCGTCGTCAACGGCGTCTCCTCGGTGAGCCTCCTCGGCGGGAGCCGCGTCCGCCGGATACAGACCGGCCTGGTGACGCAGTACGCCGCGATGCTCACGCTGGGGCTGATCGCGCTGCTCGTCGTCCTCGGGGTCAACGGGGGGTGGTTCCTGTGA
- a CDS encoding NADH dehydrogenase → MTDDSGGTRILPAIAVGALFAVMAATFVSASFGEAAGFPEGESIVHNVGYALFNLSEAAAIPSEGFLAAFLIVAVALDVAVDGAIYLARREDGGSVSAAIGEALTDGGRDGGER, encoded by the coding sequence ATGACTGACGACTCCGGCGGAACCCGGATCCTGCCCGCGATCGCGGTCGGCGCGCTGTTCGCGGTGATGGCCGCGACGTTCGTGTCGGCGAGCTTCGGGGAGGCGGCCGGCTTCCCGGAGGGCGAGTCGATCGTCCACAACGTCGGGTACGCGCTGTTCAACCTGAGCGAGGCGGCGGCGATCCCCTCGGAGGGATTCCTGGCCGCCTTCCTGATCGTCGCCGTCGCGCTCGACGTCGCCGTCGACGGGGCCATCTACCTCGCGCGACGCGAGGACGGCGGCTCCGTGAGCGCGGCGATCGGTGAGGCGCTCACCGACGGCGGTCGCGACGGGGGTGAGCGGTGA
- a CDS encoding NADH-quinone oxidoreductase subunit N, whose translation MSSVTPAWTALSPALLLGLTGLALLLVDTIRPNERSNTSMAVVSALGALASLSVTVWFVVAGTGHADTGGAITLLEGAVKVDTLALFFTAIFASVTALVVVAAHDYFHDHQNPAAFYSLTLFAATGMALLAVANSLAVVFVALEMVSLPSYALVAFLKKNRGSVEAGLKYFLVGALSSAVFLFGISLVYAATGSLVFGEVASAVESLDALAGVAGIGIVMIVGGVAFKTASVPFHFWAPEAYEGAPAPVSAFLSSASKAAGFVVAFRVFTEAFPLGASVAAGIDWALAFAAVAAVTMTLGNFAAAVQEEVKRMLAYSSIGHAGYALIGLAALSTGSAGNEAVMGAAMAHLLVYGFMNTGAFLFVAMAERWGIGRTFEDYAGLARRAPVACTAMAVFMFSLAGLPPFAGFFSKYFLFMGAIENGFLWLAGLGAVNSVVSLYYYSRVVRAMFLDDPATPSALDAIDVRPTALYAAVVFAAVATVLLLPGFGPVIDAAEAAAAALF comes from the coding sequence ATGTCTAGCGTGACTCCCGCGTGGACCGCGCTGTCGCCCGCGCTGCTGCTCGGGCTCACCGGCCTCGCGCTGCTTCTGGTCGACACGATCCGCCCCAACGAGCGGTCGAACACGTCGATGGCCGTCGTGAGCGCGCTCGGCGCGCTCGCGTCGCTTTCGGTCACCGTCTGGTTCGTCGTCGCCGGCACGGGTCACGCCGACACCGGCGGGGCGATCACGCTCCTCGAGGGCGCGGTGAAGGTGGACACGCTGGCGCTCTTTTTCACCGCGATCTTCGCGTCGGTGACGGCGCTCGTCGTCGTGGCCGCTCACGACTACTTCCACGACCACCAGAATCCGGCGGCGTTCTACTCGCTGACACTGTTCGCCGCCACGGGGATGGCGCTTTTGGCGGTCGCGAACTCGCTCGCGGTCGTCTTCGTCGCCCTCGAGATGGTGTCGCTGCCGTCGTACGCGCTCGTGGCGTTCCTCAAGAAGAACCGCGGCAGCGTCGAGGCGGGGCTGAAGTACTTCCTCGTCGGGGCGCTGTCGTCGGCGGTGTTCCTCTTCGGGATCTCCTTGGTGTACGCGGCGACCGGCTCGCTGGTCTTCGGCGAGGTCGCGAGCGCGGTCGAGTCGCTCGACGCGCTCGCCGGCGTCGCCGGGATCGGGATCGTGATGATCGTCGGCGGCGTCGCGTTCAAGACCGCCTCCGTGCCGTTCCACTTCTGGGCCCCGGAGGCGTACGAGGGCGCGCCCGCGCCCGTGAGCGCGTTCCTCTCGTCGGCGTCGAAGGCCGCCGGGTTCGTCGTCGCCTTCCGTGTGTTCACCGAGGCGTTCCCGCTCGGGGCGTCGGTCGCGGCCGGCATCGACTGGGCGCTCGCGTTCGCCGCCGTCGCGGCGGTGACGATGACGCTCGGTAACTTCGCGGCCGCCGTCCAAGAGGAGGTCAAGCGGATGCTGGCGTACTCCTCGATCGGCCACGCCGGCTACGCGCTGATCGGGCTGGCGGCGCTCTCGACCGGCAGCGCCGGCAACGAGGCCGTGATGGGTGCCGCGATGGCGCACCTGCTCGTCTACGGCTTCATGAACACCGGCGCGTTCCTCTTCGTCGCGATGGCGGAGCGGTGGGGGATCGGCCGGACCTTCGAGGACTACGCCGGCCTCGCCCGGCGCGCCCCCGTGGCGTGTACGGCGATGGCCGTGTTCATGTTCTCGCTCGCCGGGCTCCCGCCCTTCGCCGGGTTCTTCTCGAAGTACTTCCTGTTCATGGGAGCGATCGAGAACGGGTTCCTCTGGCTCGCGGGGCTCGGCGCGGTGAACAGCGTCGTCTCGCTGTACTACTACAGCCGGGTCGTCCGGGCGATGTTCCTCGACGACCCCGCGACGCCGAGCGCGCTCGACGCGATCGACGTGCGGCCGACCGCGCTGTACGCGGCGGTCGTCTTCGCGGCGGTCGCGACCGTGCTGCTCCTGCCCGGCTTCGGTCCCGTCATCGACGCGGCCGAGGCCGCCGCCGCGGCGCTGTTCTAG
- a CDS encoding H/ACA ribonucleoprotein complex subunit GAR1: MRRVGTVVRTAQGLAVARADPGEEPPEIGAGVVDESLSRVGRVVDVFGPVDHPYVAVTPDDGVSLAALVGGPLYAR, from the coding sequence ATGCGCCGCGTCGGCACCGTCGTCAGGACGGCACAGGGGCTCGCCGTCGCCCGCGCCGACCCCGGCGAGGAGCCGCCGGAGATCGGTGCCGGCGTCGTCGACGAGTCCCTCTCGCGGGTCGGCCGCGTCGTCGACGTGTTCGGTCCGGTCGATCACCCGTACGTCGCCGTCACTCCCGACGACGGAGTCTCGCTCGCCGCGCTCGTCGGCGGACCGCTGTACGCGCGGTAG
- the nuoK gene encoding NADH-quinone oxidoreductase subunit NuoK, with the protein MVPAQWYLVLAAGIFCIGLFGILTRSDALYFLMSVELMMNAANINFVAFSLYYGDLTGQVFALFVIALAAAEVAIGIGIILVLYRNFGDIDVTVPTEMRW; encoded by the coding sequence ATGGTGCCGGCACAGTGGTACCTCGTCCTGGCGGCCGGGATCTTCTGTATCGGGCTGTTCGGGATCCTCACCCGGAGCGACGCGCTGTACTTCCTCATGAGCGTCGAGCTCATGATGAACGCGGCGAACATCAACTTCGTCGCGTTCTCACTGTACTACGGCGACCTCACCGGGCAGGTGTTCGCGCTGTTCGTGATCGCGTTGGCGGCCGCGGAGGTCGCGATCGGGATCGGGATCATCCTCGTGTTGTACCGCAACTTCGGAGACATCGACGTGACCGTTCCGACGGAGATGAGGTGGTAA
- the srp19 gene encoding signal recognition particle subunit SRP19, whose amino-acid sequence MVENVVYPAYFDADRSRSEGRRVPTDLAVEEPTVDEIAKAVQQVGYDAVIEREKTYSREYEPRGAVVVRGTEDTAKNDLVQAIAAYIGILRE is encoded by the coding sequence ATGGTCGAGAACGTCGTGTATCCCGCGTACTTCGACGCCGACCGCTCGCGCTCGGAGGGTCGCCGCGTCCCGACCGACCTGGCGGTCGAGGAGCCGACCGTCGACGAGATCGCGAAGGCGGTCCAGCAGGTCGGCTACGACGCGGTGATCGAACGGGAGAAGACGTACTCCAGGGAGTACGAACCCCGCGGCGCGGTGGTGGTGCGCGGCACCGAGGACACCGCGAAGAACGACCTCGTACAGGCGATCGCCGCCTACATCGGGATCTTACGCGAGTGA